In one Chitinophaga sancti genomic region, the following are encoded:
- a CDS encoding glycoside hydrolase family 43 protein: MTPSTLCTLILCLCCTLATAQDLGNGTYRNPVINADYSDPDVCAAGPDFYMTASSFNCIPGLPILHSTDLVNWSLIGHALLRQPPYDHFSKVQHGGGVWAPSIRYHGNEFYIYYPDPDFGIYMIKARSAKGPWSDPILVKEGKGIIDPCPFWDDNGQAYLIHAYAGSRAGIKSVLTLNHMNAAGTTVTDAGILVVDGHPANPTLEGPKLYKRNGYYYIFAPAGGVSTGWQLILRSKKIEGPYEEKIVLDQGSSPINGPHQGAWVTTKTGTDWFLHFQDKDAYGRVVHLQPMKWVNDWPVIGIDKDGDGKGEPVITYRKPIPGKAITTPPTSDEFNTSPLGLQWQWQANPLPTWGMLSPAKGVLRLFSAKLPDSLHNYWDVPNLLLQKFPNDNFTVTTLCKFTPNPKLEEERTGLIIMGADYASLSILKKEKELQLVYSICKNADKGGAETQQVITTLSDSTCYFRMKISEGGICQFSYSADGKEFTTIKDTFTAKPGRWIGAKVGLFCTRPGQINDAGYADYDWFRIE, translated from the coding sequence ATGACACCATCCACGCTTTGTACACTCATCCTGTGCCTATGCTGCACATTAGCCACTGCACAGGATTTAGGCAATGGCACTTACCGTAACCCGGTCATCAATGCCGATTATTCCGACCCCGATGTCTGTGCCGCCGGCCCGGACTTTTACATGACAGCTTCGAGCTTCAACTGTATTCCTGGTTTACCGATCCTGCATTCAACGGACCTGGTCAACTGGTCGCTCATCGGTCATGCATTGCTTCGCCAGCCTCCCTATGATCATTTTTCAAAAGTTCAGCACGGAGGCGGTGTATGGGCACCATCCATCCGTTACCACGGCAACGAATTTTACATCTATTACCCGGATCCTGATTTTGGCATCTATATGATCAAAGCCAGATCGGCCAAAGGCCCCTGGTCAGATCCTATTCTCGTAAAAGAAGGCAAAGGCATCATCGATCCCTGCCCATTCTGGGATGACAATGGCCAGGCATATCTCATTCACGCTTATGCCGGTAGCCGTGCAGGCATCAAAAGTGTGCTGACGCTGAATCACATGAACGCCGCCGGTACTACGGTTACCGATGCCGGTATTCTCGTGGTGGATGGCCATCCTGCTAATCCTACATTAGAGGGGCCGAAGCTCTATAAACGCAATGGATATTACTACATCTTTGCACCCGCGGGTGGTGTAAGCACCGGCTGGCAACTCATATTGCGATCCAAAAAAATCGAGGGTCCTTACGAAGAGAAGATCGTTCTGGATCAGGGAAGTTCTCCCATCAATGGTCCGCATCAGGGAGCCTGGGTGACGACTAAGACTGGCACCGACTGGTTCCTGCATTTCCAGGACAAAGATGCCTATGGCCGGGTCGTCCATTTACAACCTATGAAATGGGTGAATGACTGGCCTGTGATAGGTATTGACAAAGACGGCGATGGCAAAGGTGAACCCGTGATCACTTATAGAAAGCCGATCCCTGGTAAAGCAATTACAACGCCACCCACTTCTGATGAATTCAATACCAGCCCTCTCGGTCTTCAATGGCAATGGCAGGCAAATCCGCTCCCTACCTGGGGAATGCTCTCACCCGCAAAAGGTGTGTTAAGGCTTTTCTCTGCAAAATTGCCCGACTCATTGCACAACTACTGGGATGTGCCGAATTTGCTCTTACAGAAATTTCCAAACGACAACTTCACAGTCACCACCCTGTGCAAATTCACACCTAATCCTAAATTAGAGGAAGAACGCACAGGGCTCATTATTATGGGAGCGGACTATGCATCACTTTCCATCCTCAAAAAAGAAAAGGAACTACAACTCGTATACAGCATCTGCAAAAATGCAGACAAAGGCGGGGCTGAAACACAGCAGGTCATCACCACCCTTTCAGACAGCACCTGCTATTTCCGCATGAAAATAAGCGAAGGTGGCATCTGCCAGTTTAGCTACAGTGCCGATGGAAAAGAATTTACAACAATAAAAGATACTTTCACCGCAAAACCCGGTCGCTGGATCGGAGCTAAAGTTGGCCTGTTCTGCACCCGCCCGGGCCAGATCAATGATGCCGGCTATGCAGACTATGACTGGTTCAGGATTGAATAA
- a CDS encoding SusC/RagA family TonB-linked outer membrane protein, with protein MKKLLMFCWLLLCTVSWAFAQTQIVKGKVTDATTGEPLVMVSVQLKGTTTGTQTDASGNFSIHVPNLQGVLTFTYMGYEALTRNIDGNTSQSIAMTKDNKQLDEVVVIGYGEVKKRDLTGSVVSVKGAELKKVPTTNVMESVQGKLPGVDITKSSGASGAKINVTVRGNRSIRADNGPLYIVDGVQYQNIQDINPGDIQSMEVLKDASSTAIYGSRGANGVIIVSTRKGATGKPKVNLNTYVGSNEVASYPSMMTGPQYVTLKREAYHTTGRWNSEADDALIFNAAEVNAIKNNLWTNYADLLIHKGLQQDYQVGVTGGSDKTKVYFSLDYFDEKGLFKLDRTRRYSARLNIDQTISNILKVGMQSQLTYYDQDARRDPLNQANKIVPLNGPYDANSNFVLFPNNGSAINPLADEQPNIYQNNSRITRTFINAYVELTPLKGLSLRSNLGVTLDNARQGIFAAKNSIDRSTASTSRSQYNTGAQRYLSWENVANYSRQFGQHTIGITGVASLLSDQRDSSFLQGEGQLLPSQLYYAIANSVSGIAVRTNYLSSKLISFTGRVNYNYRGKYLLSLTGRSDGSSKLAPGNKWAFFPSAAAAWRIGDEAFMKAQNVFSDLKIRASYGIAGNDAVSPYSTASYLSKIPFSYDDTNAALAYAIGSQIGNKNLKWELSATTDVGLDFSVLNGRVGATIDYYDTHTKDLLLQRTLPSSSGVTTVIQNIGKTRNRGIEIALNTTNISSGKLTWTSNIVFSKNKEEIVALADANTNDVANGWFIGYPVKVYYDYQKLGIWQTDEATEAAKFGYKPGTIKVKDLNGDGALNTQDRKVLGKQVPTWSGGFNNDIRYANFDLNIYVFARIGQYIYSEYANKFDPQGLENSAPLDYWTPEHATNENPRPNASVSKDGTPFIKTLGYKDGSFVKIRNISLGYTLPAGALRTVHLSNVRVYVTGKNLFTFSKVKDYDPERGGDLSNPLTKMYVAGLNVEF; from the coding sequence ATGAAAAAACTACTGATGTTTTGCTGGCTATTGCTATGCACTGTCAGTTGGGCATTTGCTCAAACCCAGATAGTGAAAGGAAAAGTCACTGATGCTACCACCGGCGAACCACTCGTGATGGTCAGCGTGCAACTCAAAGGCACGACAACCGGTACACAGACCGATGCCTCGGGTAATTTCTCCATTCATGTTCCCAATCTACAGGGTGTGCTCACATTCACCTATATGGGCTATGAAGCACTCACCCGTAATATCGACGGAAACACAAGCCAGAGCATAGCAATGACAAAGGATAACAAACAACTGGATGAAGTAGTCGTAATAGGCTATGGTGAAGTAAAGAAAAGAGACCTCACCGGCTCCGTTGTTTCCGTAAAAGGTGCCGAGCTCAAAAAAGTACCTACTACCAACGTCATGGAATCCGTACAGGGTAAACTCCCTGGTGTGGATATCACCAAAAGCAGCGGCGCCTCCGGTGCCAAAATCAACGTTACCGTCAGAGGAAACCGTTCCATCCGCGCAGACAACGGCCCTCTCTACATCGTAGACGGTGTGCAATACCAAAACATCCAGGACATTAACCCCGGCGATATTCAAAGCATGGAGGTGCTCAAAGATGCTTCTTCCACAGCTATTTATGGTTCCCGTGGTGCAAACGGTGTGATCATCGTAAGCACCCGCAAAGGGGCTACCGGTAAGCCCAAAGTAAATCTTAATACCTACGTGGGCTCCAACGAAGTAGCCAGCTATCCATCCATGATGACCGGCCCCCAATATGTAACACTCAAAAGAGAAGCCTATCATACTACCGGCCGCTGGAACTCCGAAGCTGATGATGCCCTCATCTTCAACGCTGCCGAAGTCAACGCTATTAAAAACAACCTCTGGACCAACTACGCTGACCTGCTTATTCATAAAGGCCTACAGCAGGATTACCAGGTAGGTGTGACCGGTGGTTCCGATAAAACAAAAGTTTACTTTTCCCTCGATTATTTTGATGAAAAAGGTTTATTCAAACTCGATCGCACCCGCCGCTACAGCGCACGTCTGAACATCGATCAGACCATCAGCAACATCCTGAAAGTAGGTATGCAAAGCCAGCTGACCTACTACGACCAGGATGCCCGCCGCGACCCTTTGAACCAGGCCAACAAGATCGTACCCCTCAATGGTCCGTACGATGCCAACAGTAATTTTGTATTGTTCCCAAACAATGGCTCTGCCATCAACCCACTGGCTGATGAACAGCCGAATATTTATCAAAACAATAGCCGCATCACCAGAACTTTTATCAATGCCTATGTAGAGCTTACACCACTCAAAGGCTTGTCACTCCGCTCCAACCTGGGCGTGACGCTGGACAATGCCCGACAGGGGATCTTTGCTGCTAAGAATTCCATCGACAGGTCTACCGCCTCTACCTCCCGTTCCCAGTACAACACAGGTGCACAACGCTACCTGAGCTGGGAAAACGTAGCCAACTATTCACGTCAGTTCGGACAGCATACCATCGGCATTACCGGTGTTGCAAGTTTGCTCTCCGATCAGCGTGATTCGAGTTTCCTGCAGGGTGAAGGACAGCTGCTGCCATCACAACTGTATTACGCAATCGCAAACAGTGTAAGTGGTATTGCTGTACGCACCAACTACCTCTCCAGCAAACTCATTTCCTTTACCGGACGTGTGAATTACAACTACAGAGGTAAGTACCTGCTCTCCCTCACGGGCCGCTCTGATGGATCTTCCAAACTCGCACCCGGCAATAAATGGGCTTTCTTCCCCTCAGCTGCCGCTGCCTGGCGAATCGGTGATGAAGCATTCATGAAAGCGCAAAATGTATTCAGCGACCTGAAAATCCGTGCCAGCTATGGTATTGCCGGTAACGATGCCGTGTCACCTTATTCCACCGCCAGTTACCTGAGCAAGATCCCGTTCTCCTACGATGATACCAATGCAGCCCTGGCCTATGCCATCGGTAGCCAGATTGGTAACAAAAACCTTAAATGGGAACTCTCTGCCACTACCGATGTAGGCCTGGATTTCAGTGTGCTCAATGGCAGGGTAGGAGCGACCATCGATTACTACGACACACATACCAAAGACCTGCTGCTGCAAAGGACCCTGCCTTCTTCTTCAGGGGTGACCACCGTGATCCAGAACATTGGTAAAACCCGTAACAGGGGTATCGAAATAGCGCTGAATACCACCAACATCAGCAGTGGTAAACTCACCTGGACTTCCAATATCGTCTTCTCTAAAAACAAAGAGGAGATCGTGGCCCTGGCCGATGCCAACACAAACGATGTGGCCAATGGCTGGTTCATTGGTTACCCGGTAAAGGTGTATTACGACTATCAGAAACTCGGCATCTGGCAAACAGATGAAGCTACAGAAGCGGCTAAATTCGGCTACAAACCCGGCACTATCAAAGTGAAAGATCTGAATGGAGATGGTGCTCTCAATACCCAGGATAGAAAAGTATTAGGCAAACAGGTACCTACCTGGAGTGGAGGTTTTAACAACGATATCCGCTACGCAAATTTTGATTTAAACATCTATGTATTTGCCCGTATAGGTCAGTACATCTATTCAGAATACGCAAATAAATTTGATCCGCAGGGTCTTGAAAACAGCGCCCCGCTGGACTACTGGACACCGGAGCACGCGACCAACGAAAATCCAAGACCCAATGCCAGCGTGTCAAAAGACGGTACGCCATTCATCAAAACACTGGGTTATAAGGATGGCTCTTTTGTAAAGATCAGGAATATCTCACTGGGATATACCCTGCCGGCAGGCGCATTGAGAACCGTGCACCTCAGCAATGTAAGAGTGTACGTAACGGGCAAGAACCTCTTCACTTTCAGCAAGGTGAAAGACTATGATCCGGAAAGAGGGGGAGACCTGAGTAACCCGCTCACTAAAATGTATGTCGCTGGTTTAAACGTTGAATTCTGA
- a CDS encoding RagB/SusD family nutrient uptake outer membrane protein: MKRYYILLILLTGFACNKQLEEYNPSGLTTDQVFSTPEGFETLVNAVYTYNRWWYGKEEGYSIAEMGTDLWTSGTGDKYPDITQYINLQASNTVMSGLWKQLYAAINLCNTGISRVDKAGYTDAVRKTRNAELHFMRAFYYWHIVEMWGGVHFTADETTGVQTTANRTSVDTFYAQIFRDLDVAINDLPLTTTDYGRATKPVAQAFLARMCLTRGLNARAAVLADSVINNYGYSLQAKYADLWSMSNLQNKEVVWAVNYMKNLVYDDRVDATLYPNGHSRGASNGHLMFIMKYDDLPGMQRDVANGRPFNRYMPSLFLLNLFNEKADSRYAATFKQVWYCNNLNTAPAGMKLGDTAIVVTKYAVTNADTAGKKYRVYDRNMVYAAGGGGKDRTHYISLQKFDDPTRASQNEEESARDAFIIRLAEMYLIAAEAQFKSGNSAKAADYINAIRKRAAIPGHEADMQITDADISLDFILDERARELAGEQLRWFDLKRTGKLEERIKKYSPDPAANFQSYHSLRPIPQDQIDAVTNKAEFTQNPGYQ; encoded by the coding sequence ATGAAACGCTATTATATCCTGCTCATATTATTAACCGGTTTCGCCTGTAACAAGCAACTGGAAGAATACAACCCATCGGGCCTCACCACCGACCAGGTATTCAGTACCCCCGAAGGTTTTGAGACCCTGGTGAATGCCGTTTACACCTACAATCGCTGGTGGTATGGCAAAGAAGAAGGTTACAGCATTGCTGAAATGGGCACCGACCTCTGGACAAGCGGTACCGGTGATAAATACCCTGATATCACACAATACATAAATCTCCAGGCCAGCAATACCGTAATGAGTGGATTGTGGAAACAACTATATGCCGCCATCAACCTGTGCAATACAGGCATTAGCCGCGTTGACAAAGCCGGCTATACCGACGCTGTCAGGAAGACACGCAATGCAGAACTCCACTTCATGCGTGCTTTCTACTACTGGCATATCGTGGAGATGTGGGGTGGCGTTCATTTTACTGCCGATGAAACGACAGGTGTTCAAACGACAGCTAATAGAACCTCTGTGGATACTTTCTATGCACAGATTTTCCGTGACCTGGATGTGGCAATTAATGATCTGCCGCTCACAACGACTGACTATGGCCGTGCCACAAAACCTGTAGCCCAGGCCTTCCTGGCCAGGATGTGCCTGACCCGCGGCCTCAATGCAAGAGCAGCGGTTCTTGCTGATTCCGTCATTAACAATTATGGGTACAGCTTACAGGCAAAATATGCCGACCTTTGGAGCATGAGCAACCTGCAGAACAAGGAAGTCGTGTGGGCTGTGAACTATATGAAGAACCTGGTCTACGATGACCGGGTAGACGCGACGCTTTATCCCAACGGCCACTCCCGCGGTGCTAGCAACGGTCACCTGATGTTCATTATGAAATACGATGACCTGCCAGGTATGCAGCGCGATGTAGCGAATGGCCGCCCTTTCAACAGGTATATGCCCTCCCTCTTCCTGTTGAACCTGTTCAATGAAAAAGCAGATTCCCGTTATGCAGCCACCTTCAAACAAGTATGGTATTGCAATAACCTGAACACAGCGCCAGCTGGTATGAAACTGGGCGATACCGCAATCGTAGTCACCAAATACGCGGTGACAAACGCTGATACCGCCGGTAAAAAATATAGAGTGTACGACAGAAATATGGTATACGCTGCCGGCGGCGGTGGTAAAGACCGCACCCACTATATATCATTGCAGAAATTCGATGATCCGACCCGTGCTTCCCAGAATGAAGAAGAAAGTGCCCGTGATGCATTCATCATCCGCCTGGCAGAAATGTATCTGATCGCAGCAGAAGCGCAATTCAAATCAGGCAATAGTGCCAAAGCTGCAGACTACATCAACGCGATCCGTAAACGTGCTGCCATCCCAGGGCATGAAGCAGATATGCAGATCACAGATGCCGACATCTCGCTGGATTTTATCCTTGATGAAAGAGCTCGTGAACTGGCAGGCGAACAACTACGATGGTTCGATCTGAAACGTACCGGTAAACTGGAAGAACGTATTAAAAAATACAGCCCCGATCCGGCGGCCAACTTCCAGTCCTATCATAGCCTTCGCCCAATTCCGCAGGACCAGATAGATGCTGTGACGAACAAGGCCGAATTCACGCAAAATCCTGGCTACCAATAA
- a CDS encoding glycosyl hydrolase family 28 protein encodes MNIRCYLLVLLLPLISWMPADQPRIFLIGDSTMSDKPLQDNPERGWGQLFPQFLDGIEVKNYAVNGRSTKSFINEHRWDTVLAQLKPGDWVLIQFGHNDQKKDDSTRYAAPNGAYKDNLLRFVKEARAKGANPVLITPVMRRKFDDKGIFVDQHGDYPGVVRALAAQYKVPLIDLHKSSEALIVQQGVQGSEKLFKTTPAGHYATLPNGVTDNTHFNTYGATLVADLVAKEIHEKHIGLDQYLRKAVFEGKYRFDLPEIYEPHFRRDTLNIASFGAKADGVTLNSQAINAAIDSCTKRGGGVVMVPSGLWLTGPIVLKSNVNLYLAPNAILQFTTDFSQYPLIETTYEGLKAMRCQAPLSAAGAENIAITGKGILDGGGDAWRIVKKDKLTESQWKKLTTSGGITGEDQKTWYPSEKSQKGSKTQQAGVIAPGKTVADYNDIKDFLRPNMISIASCKYVLLEGVTFQNSPAWCLHPLLCEHITLRNVYAKNPWYAQNGDGLDLESCRFARIEGCTFDVGDDGICIKSGRDEQGRKRGVPTADVIVNNCTVYHAHGGFVIGSEMSGGANNLYVSDCSFLGTDIGLRFKTTRGRGGIVEKIYVNNINMENIPAEAILFDMYYMAKDPVVLAGEKRDAPKVETIPVTEATPRFRDFYINNVVCNGAAKAIFIRGLPEMPISDIYLNNITIKADKAGDCIEGKNINLTNVKLLTADNGKMNVQDSKAIKMGD; translated from the coding sequence ATGAATATAAGATGTTATTTACTGGTATTATTGTTACCGTTGATCAGCTGGATGCCGGCTGATCAACCCCGTATCTTCCTGATCGGTGATTCCACAATGTCTGACAAACCCCTGCAGGATAACCCTGAAAGAGGGTGGGGCCAGCTGTTCCCGCAATTCCTGGATGGTATAGAAGTGAAGAACTATGCCGTGAATGGCCGGAGCACCAAAAGCTTCATCAACGAACATCGCTGGGATACTGTTTTAGCACAGTTAAAACCGGGCGACTGGGTCCTGATCCAGTTTGGCCACAATGACCAGAAAAAAGATGATTCCACCCGTTACGCAGCGCCAAATGGTGCCTATAAAGACAACCTGCTGCGCTTTGTGAAAGAAGCCCGTGCTAAAGGCGCCAACCCTGTTCTCATTACACCTGTGATGCGCCGTAAGTTCGACGACAAAGGCATCTTCGTAGACCAGCATGGCGACTACCCCGGTGTAGTCCGCGCCCTCGCTGCACAATACAAAGTGCCCCTTATCGATCTGCATAAAAGCAGCGAAGCACTCATTGTACAACAAGGCGTACAGGGTTCTGAAAAACTCTTTAAAACCACACCCGCCGGGCACTATGCTACCCTGCCCAATGGTGTAACAGACAATACACACTTCAACACCTACGGCGCTACCCTCGTAGCCGATCTGGTAGCGAAAGAAATTCATGAGAAACACATTGGCCTGGATCAGTACCTCCGAAAAGCAGTTTTTGAGGGCAAATACCGCTTTGATCTGCCTGAGATCTACGAACCTCACTTCAGGAGAGATACACTGAATATCGCCTCTTTTGGGGCCAAAGCAGACGGTGTGACGCTCAATAGCCAGGCCATCAATGCTGCGATTGATTCCTGCACAAAGAGAGGTGGCGGGGTTGTTATGGTCCCTTCAGGTCTGTGGCTCACAGGCCCCATCGTGTTAAAGAGCAATGTGAACCTCTACCTGGCTCCCAATGCTATTTTACAATTCACCACTGATTTTTCCCAATACCCGTTAATAGAGACAACGTACGAGGGGCTGAAAGCTATGCGCTGTCAGGCCCCTCTATCCGCAGCCGGTGCCGAAAACATCGCTATCACCGGCAAAGGTATTCTCGATGGCGGTGGCGATGCCTGGCGAATTGTCAAGAAGGATAAGCTCACAGAAAGCCAGTGGAAGAAACTTACTACTTCCGGTGGTATCACCGGCGAGGACCAGAAAACCTGGTACCCCTCAGAGAAATCACAGAAGGGCTCAAAGACCCAGCAGGCCGGCGTGATCGCCCCCGGTAAAACTGTTGCTGATTACAATGATATCAAGGACTTCCTCCGTCCTAATATGATCAGCATCGCATCGTGCAAATATGTATTGCTCGAAGGTGTAACTTTCCAGAACTCACCGGCATGGTGCCTGCACCCATTATTATGCGAGCACATCACATTGAGAAATGTATATGCAAAGAACCCCTGGTATGCCCAGAATGGTGACGGCCTGGACCTCGAATCCTGCCGCTTTGCAAGGATCGAAGGCTGTACATTTGATGTGGGGGATGATGGTATCTGTATCAAATCAGGCAGAGATGAACAGGGCAGGAAGAGAGGGGTGCCTACGGCAGATGTGATTGTGAATAACTGCACCGTCTATCATGCACATGGAGGTTTTGTGATCGGGAGTGAAATGTCTGGCGGAGCGAACAATTTATATGTATCTGATTGTTCTTTCCTTGGCACCGACATCGGGCTTCGTTTCAAAACAACCAGGGGCCGTGGCGGTATCGTAGAAAAGATCTACGTAAATAACATCAACATGGAAAACATACCTGCCGAAGCTATCCTCTTTGATATGTACTACATGGCAAAAGACCCGGTGGTATTGGCAGGTGAGAAGCGGGATGCCCCTAAAGTGGAGACAATACCTGTTACCGAGGCCACTCCGCGCTTCAGGGATTTTTATATCAACAATGTGGTGTGTAATGGTGCGGCAAAGGCGATCTTTATCCGGGGCTTACCGGAAATGCCAATCAGCGATATCTACCTGAATAATATCACCATCAAAGCTGACAAAGCAGGTGATTGTATAGAAGGTAAAAACATAAACCTGACCAACGTAAAACTGCTCACTGCCGATAATGGAAAAATGAACGTGCAGGATAGCAAAGCAATTAAAATGGGAGATTAA
- a CDS encoding glycoside hydrolase family 88 protein yields MKRTGLIFLFLAATMQSHAQSAQMATTVMRLWKDSLQETGKRAHWTYDQGVVLEGFAGLWKNTGDGKYFQFIQQGIDTYLDKEGNIRNYKQDDYNIDNIKNGRALLLLYKVTNEEKYKLAADKLREQLRHQPRTNAGGFWHKKRYPYQMWLDGLYMGEPFYAEYAALFREDAAFKDITRQFVLMETNSRDAKTGLLYHGYDESRQQKWADKTTGRSPNFWGRAMGWYGMALVDVLEYYPANHPGRDSLIQILNRYAAAVKKYQDPVSGAWWQILDKAGKKGNYLEASVSNMFVYTLARGIRLGYLPASYLPTAKKGFAGINKQFIRPAAEGGVNLEGTVTVGGLGGDPYRDGSYEYYLSEKVIQNDPKGVGAYMMAANEMDLLAIPKTGKGLTVTIDNFFNHEVRSNGTTWHYVWDEMDNGGFSLWGEIFHNRGVRTAMLSEAPTAANLAKTNMLIIVDPDTEKETAHPNYMTAAYAKVIDDWVKKGGVLVILQNDKGNSEIEKFNTLTEQFGIHFNEDSRNHVEGKQFEQGALYLPAGNPVFPNTKKIYIKEISTLKLSAPATAIYTDKGDVIMAVSKVGRGAVFAVGDPWFYNEYLDGRRLSPDFENYQAASDLADWMIREAKK; encoded by the coding sequence ATGAAAAGAACAGGCTTGATTTTTCTATTCTTAGCGGCCACGATGCAGAGCCATGCTCAATCTGCTCAGATGGCAACTACTGTCATGCGATTATGGAAAGATTCATTACAGGAAACCGGCAAACGTGCCCACTGGACCTACGACCAGGGTGTAGTACTGGAAGGCTTTGCAGGCCTCTGGAAGAACACCGGTGATGGTAAGTACTTCCAGTTCATCCAACAGGGCATCGATACCTATTTAGACAAAGAAGGCAACATCCGCAACTACAAACAGGATGATTACAACATCGATAATATCAAAAACGGCCGTGCCTTATTGTTGCTCTATAAAGTGACCAATGAAGAGAAATACAAACTGGCCGCTGATAAACTCAGGGAGCAATTGCGCCATCAGCCACGTACAAACGCTGGCGGTTTCTGGCACAAGAAACGCTACCCTTATCAAATGTGGTTAGATGGTTTATATATGGGTGAGCCCTTCTATGCAGAATACGCTGCTCTCTTTCGTGAAGATGCTGCTTTTAAGGATATTACCCGGCAGTTCGTACTCATGGAAACAAACAGTCGCGATGCTAAAACAGGACTACTCTATCACGGATATGACGAGTCCAGGCAACAAAAATGGGCAGATAAAACGACCGGGCGCTCTCCCAATTTCTGGGGCAGAGCCATGGGCTGGTACGGAATGGCACTCGTAGATGTGCTGGAATATTATCCGGCAAATCATCCGGGCAGGGATAGCCTTATACAGATCTTAAACCGCTATGCCGCAGCTGTGAAGAAGTACCAGGATCCTGTCAGTGGTGCCTGGTGGCAGATCTTAGATAAAGCGGGCAAGAAAGGTAATTACCTGGAAGCATCCGTCAGTAATATGTTTGTCTACACATTGGCCAGGGGGATCCGTTTAGGGTATTTACCTGCATCTTATTTGCCAACTGCAAAAAAAGGATTCGCTGGTATTAATAAACAATTCATTCGTCCTGCTGCCGAAGGCGGCGTAAACCTCGAAGGCACTGTGACTGTCGGTGGTCTTGGCGGTGATCCTTACCGTGATGGAAGCTATGAATACTACCTTAGTGAAAAGGTGATCCAGAACGATCCCAAAGGTGTAGGCGCCTACATGATGGCGGCCAATGAAATGGACCTGCTGGCCATTCCTAAAACAGGCAAAGGATTGACTGTTACCATCGATAACTTCTTCAACCACGAAGTAAGAAGCAATGGTACGACCTGGCACTATGTATGGGATGAAATGGATAATGGTGGGTTCTCCCTCTGGGGCGAAATCTTTCACAACAGGGGTGTACGCACAGCTATGCTGTCCGAAGCACCTACTGCTGCAAATCTTGCAAAGACAAACATGCTGATCATCGTAGATCCTGATACAGAAAAAGAAACTGCACACCCGAACTATATGACTGCCGCCTACGCAAAGGTGATTGATGATTGGGTGAAAAAAGGCGGTGTATTAGTCATCCTGCAAAATGATAAAGGCAATTCTGAAATAGAAAAATTCAATACCCTCACAGAACAATTCGGTATTCACTTCAATGAAGACAGCCGTAACCACGTAGAAGGTAAACAATTTGAACAGGGGGCATTATACCTGCCGGCGGGGAATCCTGTTTTCCCCAATACAAAGAAGATCTATATCAAAGAGATTTCGACACTTAAACTCTCCGCACCTGCTACAGCCATCTACACCGACAAGGGTGATGTAATCATGGCCGTGTCCAAAGTAGGCAGGGGGGCTGTATTTGCGGTAGGCGATCCATGGTTCTATAATGAATACCTTGAT